One window from the genome of Pararhizobium gei encodes:
- the hemP gene encoding hemin uptake protein HemP codes for MNEKDAAPAAKPIAHTPHIIESRELFRGRTEILIAHDGSIYRMKITRQGKLILNK; via the coding sequence ATGAATGAAAAAGATGCAGCGCCGGCCGCCAAGCCGATTGCCCATACGCCGCACATCATCGAAAGCCGCGAGCTTTTTCGCGGCAGGACCGAAATCCTGATCGCCCACGACGGCTCGATCTATCGCATGAAAATCACCCGCCAGGGCAAACTTATCCTGAACAAATAG
- a CDS encoding heme/hemin ABC transporter substrate-binding protein: MKYAPDFRRLRSWELALAIFAVTAPFVMPALSPHGPSFIAAAAAQDMQKVDASRLVSIGGAVTEIIYALGEEGRIVARDSTSIYPESAMKLPDVGYMRQLSPEGVIATNPSAIIAVEGSGPPEALNILKAANIPFQTVPEAYSRDGILAKIRTVGDFLGVPDKATALADTVRADLDAAVADAAARPQSERKRVLFILSTQNGKIMASGTGTAADGVIRLSGALNATGNFQGYKPLTDEAIIEAKPDVILMMDRRGSHAASDTELFSHPALSLTPAAKNQTVIRMDGLHLLGFGPRTAGTVRTLNAAIYGKKTNASQ; encoded by the coding sequence ATGAAATATGCCCCTGATTTTCGCCGATTGCGGTCCTGGGAACTGGCGTTGGCGATTTTTGCCGTGACCGCGCCTTTCGTGATGCCAGCGCTCTCGCCGCATGGCCCGTCCTTCATCGCGGCCGCCGCTGCACAGGACATGCAGAAGGTGGATGCCTCCCGGCTGGTTTCGATCGGTGGCGCAGTGACCGAAATCATCTACGCACTTGGCGAGGAAGGGCGGATCGTCGCCCGCGACTCCACCAGCATTTATCCGGAATCGGCCATGAAGCTTCCCGATGTCGGCTATATGCGCCAGCTTTCGCCGGAAGGGGTGATCGCCACCAATCCCTCCGCGATCATTGCGGTCGAAGGCAGCGGGCCGCCCGAGGCCTTGAATATCCTCAAGGCGGCCAATATCCCGTTCCAGACGGTTCCGGAAGCTTATAGCCGGGATGGCATCCTTGCCAAGATCCGCACTGTCGGCGATTTTCTCGGCGTGCCGGACAAGGCGACGGCACTTGCCGATACGGTCAGAGCCGATCTGGATGCAGCCGTTGCGGACGCCGCCGCGCGCCCGCAAAGCGAGCGCAAGCGCGTGCTGTTTATCCTCAGCACACAGAACGGCAAGATCATGGCGTCGGGAACCGGAACCGCGGCCGATGGCGTCATCCGCCTTTCGGGCGCGCTCAACGCCACGGGCAATTTTCAAGGCTACAAGCCCCTGACGGACGAAGCGATCATCGAAGCAAAGCCGGATGTCATCCTGATGATGGATCGTCGTGGAAGCCACGCGGCGTCCGATACGGAACTGTTCTCGCATCCGGCCCTTAGCTTGACCCCGGCGGCAAAGAACCAGACGGTAATCCGCATGGATGGCCTGCATCTCCTGGGCTTCGGCCCGCGAACAGCCGGGACGGTGCGCACCTTGAATGCCGCCATATATGGAAAGAAGACGAATGCCTCGCAGTGA
- a CDS encoding FecCD family ABC transporter permease, with protein MAAGNRYGLAQLKAGWTTGDRSRLAQLLIVALVVFTAAIFIASIMTGAADASLGNVLGWLLGMDGAEQAVSARDRIIILDIRLPRAVMGFLVGASLAVSGAVMQGLFRNPLADPALVGVSGGASLGAVTMIVLGSTFFGPLFSAFGFYTLPVAAFLGGLVTTLLLYRIATRGGQTSVATMLLAGIALGALAGAVTGILIFIADDKQLRDLTFWGLGSLAGANWTKILSAGPIILASLAVVPFLARGLNALTLGEAAAFHMGVPVQRLKNIAIVSVAASTGASVAVSGGIGFVGIVVPHVLRLVIGPDHRYLLPASALLGGILLIFADMVARTIVPPAELPIGIITAFAGAPFFLWVLLRGRSHMGL; from the coding sequence ATGGCGGCAGGCAACCGCTATGGCTTGGCGCAACTGAAAGCCGGATGGACCACCGGCGATCGGTCGCGCCTGGCCCAGCTTTTGATCGTTGCGCTGGTTGTGTTCACTGCAGCGATCTTCATCGCCTCCATCATGACGGGCGCAGCCGACGCATCGCTCGGCAATGTGCTGGGTTGGCTTCTCGGCATGGACGGCGCCGAACAGGCCGTCAGCGCCCGCGACCGGATTATCATCCTGGATATCCGCCTGCCGCGTGCCGTCATGGGCTTTCTGGTCGGGGCGTCGCTGGCCGTCTCGGGCGCGGTCATGCAGGGGCTGTTCCGCAATCCCCTGGCCGACCCGGCGCTCGTTGGCGTATCGGGCGGCGCAAGCCTCGGCGCGGTGACTATGATCGTGCTCGGCAGTACCTTCTTCGGCCCATTGTTCTCTGCCTTCGGCTTTTACACCCTTCCGGTTGCCGCTTTTCTCGGCGGTCTCGTCACCACCCTCTTGCTCTACCGGATCGCGACCCGCGGCGGCCAGACCTCGGTTGCCACCATGCTTCTCGCCGGCATTGCGCTCGGCGCCCTGGCGGGTGCCGTTACCGGCATCCTCATCTTCATTGCCGATGACAAGCAGCTGCGCGACCTGACCTTCTGGGGGCTGGGCTCGCTTGCCGGCGCCAACTGGACAAAGATCCTGTCGGCCGGGCCGATCATCCTCGCCTCGCTTGCCGTGGTTCCGTTTCTCGCCCGGGGGCTGAACGCCCTGACGCTTGGCGAAGCCGCCGCATTCCACATGGGCGTGCCGGTCCAGCGCCTGAAGAACATTGCAATCGTCAGCGTCGCGGCATCCACGGGCGCATCGGTAGCGGTCAGCGGCGGCATCGGCTTTGTCGGCATCGTCGTGCCGCATGTGCTGCGCCTCGTGATCGGACCCGATCACCGCTATCTGCTGCCAGCGTCAGCGCTGCTGGGCGGTATATTGCTGATTTTCGCAGACATGGTCGCCCGCACCATCGTCCCGCCGGCGGAACTGCCGATCGGAATCATCACGGCATTTGCAGGCGCACCCTTTTTCCTTTGGGTTCTGTTGCGCGGCCGCAGCCATATGGGGCTTTAA
- a CDS encoding hemin-degrading factor, whose amino-acid sequence MTQNTRPTPSEIRAFRSENPGLRERDTAARLGISEAALVAAECGLSAVRIDGSASSLLERVAELGEVMALTRNESAVHEKIGIFENIKAGMNSAIVLGDNIDLRIFPGVWAHGFAVTKTDADNNVRRSLQFFDRAGTAVHKIHLREASNLDAYHSIVEALKLEDQSQEFSADLGATTPAEDEITDVDVATLRDEWSRMTDTHQFHGLLRRLKLGRQRALQSVGEDYAWKLQTSSIETMLTEAAKIELPIMCFVGNHGIIQIHSGPIANVRTMGPWLNVMDPTFHLHLRTDHLAEVWAVRKPTADGHVTSLEALDAKGDMVIQYFGKRKEGVAERPEWRSIMENLARLDTTIAA is encoded by the coding sequence ATGACCCAGAATACCCGTCCGACACCGTCCGAAATCCGCGCCTTCCGCAGCGAAAATCCGGGCTTGCGGGAACGTGACACTGCTGCCCGGCTCGGGATTTCAGAAGCCGCCCTCGTTGCCGCCGAATGCGGACTGAGCGCTGTGCGAATCGACGGGTCTGCAAGCAGCCTGCTGGAGCGCGTGGCGGAACTCGGCGAAGTCATGGCCCTGACGCGCAACGAAAGCGCCGTTCATGAAAAGATCGGTATCTTCGAAAACATCAAGGCCGGCATGAATTCGGCCATCGTTCTCGGCGACAATATCGATCTCAGGATATTTCCCGGCGTATGGGCGCACGGTTTCGCGGTGACGAAAACCGACGCCGACAACAATGTGCGTCGCAGCTTGCAGTTCTTCGACAGGGCCGGCACGGCCGTCCACAAGATCCACCTGCGCGAGGCCTCGAACCTCGATGCCTATCACAGCATCGTCGAGGCGCTGAAACTGGAAGACCAGTCGCAGGAATTTTCCGCCGACCTTGGTGCGACGACGCCTGCTGAAGATGAGATTACCGACGTCGATGTCGCAACCTTGCGGGACGAATGGAGCCGGATGACGGACACGCATCAGTTCCACGGCCTTCTGCGCCGGCTCAAGCTCGGCCGTCAGCGGGCGCTGCAGTCTGTTGGCGAAGATTACGCCTGGAAGCTTCAGACGTCCTCGATCGAGACGATGCTGACCGAAGCCGCGAAAATCGAATTGCCGATTATGTGCTTCGTCGGCAATCACGGCATTATCCAGATCCACTCCGGACCCATCGCCAATGTCCGTACCATGGGGCCGTGGCTCAATGTCATGGACCCGACCTTTCACTTGCATCTGCGCACAGATCATCTCGCCGAAGTCTGGGCGGTCCGCAAGCCCACCGCCGACGGTCACGTGACCTCGCTGGAAGCGCTGGATGCCAAGGGTGACATGGTCATCCAGTATTTCGGCAAGCGCAAGGAGGGTGTGGCGGAACGGCCCGAATGGCGCTCGATCATGGAAAATCTCGCCCGGCTCGACACAACGATCGCCGCTTGA